The Peribacillus sp. FSL P2-0133 genome has a segment encoding these proteins:
- a CDS encoding permease, translating to MNVQALLQMNTIFISILIESLPFILLGVLISGIIQMFVSEEMIAKIIPKNPILSVLSAIGAGVFFLACECGIVPITRRLIAKGVPLSAAIAFMLSAPILNPIVLFSTYIAFGNSWSMVFYRGGIAFAVVLIIACILSFQFKTNQLKQEHIEHIHHHKLTFKDKITGMFKHSIEEFFSVGKYLIIGALLAAAIQTFLKTSLLLEIGQGKLSGNAVMMALSYVMSLCSQADAFVASSFRSTFSPSSLVAFLVFGAMFDIKNTIMLLGTFKTKFVLCLMAYIFISVLGLTLLFIS from the coding sequence ATGAACGTTCAGGCTCTTTTGCAAATGAATACAATTTTTATTAGTATCCTAATTGAATCCCTTCCCTTCATTTTACTGGGAGTCCTTATATCTGGAATTATCCAAATGTTTGTGTCAGAAGAGATGATTGCAAAAATCATTCCGAAAAATCCGATCTTATCTGTTCTATCCGCAATAGGTGCAGGAGTCTTTTTTCTTGCCTGCGAGTGCGGGATCGTCCCGATTACCCGCCGTTTGATCGCTAAAGGGGTTCCTCTTTCAGCGGCCATTGCCTTTATGCTTTCTGCACCCATTCTCAATCCGATCGTCCTGTTTTCCACCTATATAGCGTTTGGTAATAGCTGGAGCATGGTTTTCTATCGTGGCGGAATTGCATTCGCGGTCGTCCTGATCATTGCATGCATCCTGTCTTTTCAATTTAAGACAAATCAGCTTAAACAGGAACATATCGAACATATACATCACCATAAACTTACTTTTAAAGACAAAATAACGGGGATGTTCAAACACTCGATTGAAGAATTCTTTTCTGTTGGAAAATACTTAATCATTGGTGCATTGCTGGCAGCTGCCATTCAAACCTTTTTGAAAACATCCCTATTGCTTGAAATCGGTCAAGGAAAACTATCCGGGAATGCAGTCATGATGGCTTTGTCCTATGTCATGTCCTTGTGTTCCCAAGCGGACGCCTTTGTTGCAAGTTCTTTTAGAAGTACCTTCTCGCCCTCTTCACTAGTTGCTTTTCTTGTATTTGGGGCCATGTTTGATATTAAAAATACGATCATGCTTTTAGGTACCTTCAAAACAAAATTTGTTTTATGTTTGATGGCCTATATATTTATTTCCGTCTTAGGCCTAACTTTATTGTTTATTTCTTAA